The genomic interval TAAAGATGAGCGACAACAAAATCAACGGGAAAAAAGTCGTATaaagagagaggagagagcgagagtgggCGAGCTGCTGACGCCAGTGTGACCCAATTGAAGGGTGTATGTTGTGGAGTGTGGCTGTCCATGTCTGAAACAGCATCAGCGTCATTCAGTGACGACATCACCCACAGCGGggcgcacaacaacaaataagttGTCATATAATGGACATGTCTGCATCTGACCGCCAATCCGTTTCTGTTTCCCTCTACCTTTCGTTCCCTCTCTCGCTTTTACTCCCTCTGTCAGCAGCAGGAAATCGATGTTGTCGTGAGCAGCGCTGCTGACGTCGCACAAAACTTTTTGCTCCAATTTGCACGcacccacaacaacaagaaagtCGCGACTGTCGTAAGTTGAAGTTAACGtgggtgtgcatgtgtgtgtgtgtgcgtgtttctGTATGCATGCGTGCATTTGTGTGAAGAGCAGCAGAACTCTTAAATTCCATATTCCACATTTCTTATGCGGcgaacgcagcagcagcagcaataacaataacaacacaaccaATAGCAACAATGATGGCGAcgctgttactgttgctgctgctgctgctgcggcgagTTTTGCTTCGTGTTCTCTTCTTGTTGCTTTCGCGCATTTTAAAAATAGCCAGGCCAGCGcacagcaaacaacaacagcaacacgaaACGTACAAGCATCGAGTGGCGTATGCGAGCTTTTTAAGGCGCACCTAAAatactcttttttttatttatacatttaagACATATCGGTTTTcgatacatgtacatacatgtatgtgaCTAAGTAAATACTCTAACTGATCTAATTGGGAAAGCCTTGCTTATGTGGTCGGTTTACAGCttaactatatacatatacaaatgttGTATACATTTAGATACtatattttgaatttcaataaagaaatttaataacgTCCTTCCACTTTTATTACATTACTCTTTTGGtgtaatacaaaataagtaTAGCATACTTTCGGGGTGCCGCATTGAACCACATGACATTCGAAATGATATTAAATACGCTgactatgcaaatatttaaactgtTCTCAAAGATCGATCGCAACATCGCACAAGCGGCGCAAAGTCAAATACTCAGGCGGTATGCTCGATGGGTAAGGGTATCGTCAGCAGAAAGCGacccaaaacgacaaaaaaatgccaacaacaaaaggcaacaacaaaaaagataTTAATGAAATCGTTTTTAACTCGTTTCGCTCAAGTATTTTCATGCGTTTTGTTGTGGGGGGACTTGTATCTCACTCTGCCCCTCTCgctctgtctttctctctgAGTTTCGCCGCGGCCGggttatacaaaaaataagtgcaacaacacaaatacataaaatatatgataaaaacaaacacgATACGATCGACACGACACGAGAGactacaattaaaaaaaaaatctcaaaatcaaatgcgaaggctcttatatttttttttttttttttgagtatatTGGTTAACCGAAATTGATTTCTTAAAGCAAGTGCGCCATTTGTTTACTAATTACCAGATTTGGATTTGAATTGTGCAAGCCCGTTTTGGGTGCTTCCAtttggcgttgccagatcGGCTGGCCGCGATAGCTAATGCACGAGTATTTTTAGGCTGGCGCTTATCAATTTCATTGAGCACATACACTAAGGCATATGTATTACTAGGCAAAGCACATTTTGCCTGTCACACTGTGACTGAAAGTGTGACTGGGAACTGTGACTGTGCCGCAGGAATTAGTTTAGGCATTTCTACATGACATTTACAGattctatacaaaatatatgtacaaaatatgttgttgattgcaatttatatttgACGGAAATTACCTTTTTGACTCGTTGACAAAGTACTGTAGAGAGATAACTGAGAAACCAGCCAAATTGATAATAAAAGTACatgaaaaactattaaatttgGCTCTCAATAAGATTTTTTCTTTGAAGAAATGGatgtattttgtaaataatattttgtatacattttataaattcaattagaTTTGCTCATCGATAACATTTGAATGTTCATATATTGATAGCCAACTGATCCTAAGATCATATTCTGAATGAATACAGATTGTAAGATTgtcattaataatataatttttgttcaaattttttgtaattgttgtcGACCTCGATTTAAACTTGATTTTGGCCTGCTGCATTTCTATCTGGCTGGGTCTTATGAAACAACAATGCTGCCAAGAAGCCAAGTTAGAGGCTTCTATAAAAAGGGACACTGCAATTTCCACCGATAATGGACAATGCCCTAAGCCGATgaagaaacaaaatgaaaagcacAAATCACTGCTTCCGTAATAATATATCGGATATGGTTGGGTCTGTGCgctaagcatatatatatatatatatatagttaggTATATAAATATGGTGTCTGTTCAAAAGGCAACTGCGCAAAATggcaagaagcagcagaagaaaTCTCAACATTTGTGTGTATACCAAACGGAGAACAGGTAAAGAAGCAACTGGTTCACAAAGCCGACTAAAGAAGTGAAGgccaacggcaacagcagcaacggcagcagaaGAAAAAGCAAAACTCTGTGACCAAAAATATGCAGACTCAAGAAGAGTTATATCTGCTGCCCCAACCCAAacccaaccccaaccccaaccctCTCTGCGACTACCCAACGCTGTCTTGACCACTGCAAATACCAAAAACCGATGACGCAGCGTCGTGTGGAGGTCATCAAACTATGatgacgtcgccgtcgcctcCGGCTCACCACAGACgcgacaaaataaaatacaatgaAAGGTGAGCTATACATTATTGTGTGGGAAGGGGGGCGGGCTTGGGCTTTTGAAGCAACAAGTGAATTCGCCATAACCATGGTTTGAAAGTCAAACTTGCTTCTTATCAGGTGTAAGTCCAGAGGTTCCGCGTTTCATACCATATCTGGGTTAATTGATACGCTGATAAGACAGCCGAATGCGTTGGGAACAGCTAAACAAAACATGTTCAATTCGAAGCAGTTGTTATTTCATTGCATATCGCAATATTATTAGTTAGCAATTACCTAGCACCCAGAGAGCAGTTAAAACTGTTTGAGAATTAGAGTCATGCGCAAtattaaaagctttaagaAAGTACAACTTCTATTAGTTATACCCTTGCACTGGGCATCACATTTTGGAAATCATCAGCTCATCTATAAGGTTTATACTCTTAATAATTATCAGAGTCGATATAGCcttgtccgtccgtctgttaCTAGGCAAACTCAGTCTCTCGATGTTCGATCTATTTTCATGAAACTTGGGAATCGAGCTTTGGTATAAACAACTTTTTACGAGCTTCACTGCGAACCATCGgacttacatatatgtatatcgtaAAGCTCGCATAAAAATTAATAGGtagaaaatagttttttttttttaaatgttaatcTTTTGCATTGACAAAAAAGTATTACATTTTAGGAAATCATCTAAAAAattcataatttaattaagtgggtcagcaaaatgtgaaaatatgaatatttaactTATAAAACTAAACCTCTGTTAAATATACATGTCGCGTTGCTTTTTACAGAGCTCAATGAATGTTAtgtgtcacacacacatacacacacactcacacacacacttatatatacatatattaatgcATGCTAGCACCGAGCACCCATTGTAGAATTACATGTGCCAATATTCTAATtagaaatgcaaatgaaatgtgaCGTCATCGCCAAGGCAATGAATTGGAGTTGTTTGTTCAGTTATAAAGCCGTTAGTTTcgcgcgcacacatacacgcacagaAACTATAAGCTTATATGCGCACACTTAACACACAGCATAAGAGAAAGAGGCAGCAAGACCATTAAGCggcaagaagcagcagcaggttgATGGATCGGGAAGTGGGCAGCGTGACCAGTATTGCCAcatagagaaaaaaaaaaaaccaaaaaaaaatcaaataccTACTGCAGATCGTGCTTTGTCACagccataaaaaatatatatgtacatatgtaattatataaattaagcaTACAAGGGGAAGTCGTAATGTTCGGTGAACTCCTTTTTCCTTTAAGCAGCAGCGCGTCAGCTGGGGCGGCCGGCATGGCCTGGCATGGGCACTgctcaaaaatgaaaatgcccAGCGcagcacccacacacacacacacatacacactcacacacgcttATATATGCGGACGTCACATTTTTCGCAGCCTCTACATTCTAATACtatttcatacatacatatgtacatacatacctacccACATTTTTGTGGTTCCTCTATGGCCTGGGATATAGATTTTTCTGCCACGTTTTTCACACACTTTTACTTAAGCCACACACTTGGTTTCGATCTCAATTTGAAGCTTGTaattttagcatttaattgTGTCTAGTTTAATGCCGCTCGCTGCACGATTTCTACGTAAAAAGCGGAGcctaaaaactataaaatcaaaatgtgcTTCAATGCTGCTTCCTCTTCGACACCATGACAATTGGTGGCTGCAGAAAGAATGAacgagagagagtgagtgagagagagagagagacagaggcgAACaagcggtggcggcggcggcgacaagCGAATtgaaaagcaacagcagcgaagTGCGGCCGCCGCGGCGATGATGACGTTACGGCAaatgctgcttttgttgttgtcaatttGTGAATTTACAGTCAACGGGCCAAAAGGGCTTCAAGTCGAGAAGCGCACTTTTTgcaatattcaattaaaattgaacgAGTGTACCTGTGTATTTTGAAgtcaaaattaacttttttttggaGCACTCGCGTACGCGACGCGTTTTTACCAACAGCGAGAAATGAGCAACTTGTGCATTGGTATTGGTGTCGTAGTCGTCGTACGTGTTTTATTGCCTGCTTTGCTTTTGATACTTTGTTTGTTCTTTTACACACACTTTCTTATACACACAGCGTTGCTTTTGCGCTCATCAGTGCCGCGACTATTGTGTTCATTTAAATGTTACCCAGAATGTCAGTTCAGGTATTAATTTGCcatcaaatttaatgcaaaattaattgGTACACATGAACTCAAAATGAGGCAAGCATATACataagcacgcacacacaaccaaAACGTGAGCGGCGcgcagtttttgttgtttacattttacaGCTGTTGATCAGCTGTGCTCAAACAGCTGTTAGGCACGCATGTTAACAAGTCTGTTTATTAACATGCAAAGCTGGCAGGCAGGTTGGCAGCATTGCTATGGTTGTCAACTGTTGCCaacgtattttattttttcaatttaagtttCGGTTTTTTGGACCCAGGCATATAAACAAACTGTACGAAACATTTAACTCCATTTTGGATATGCATTTTGCTATTTGCTTAAAGTCCTAAGCCAAAACGCAACggcgagtttttttttttttttgagacaGTGCAATGAACTGCAGTCTGGGAATGCACACGATAATCGAGAGGGTTGGCTGGGAATCAAGCACGTTGCCAATtcacaaagcaaaaaaaaaagaaaaaaagaaaaacggaAAGGGTAGCACAGATCtctaattgcatttgcagccGCAACACAAATTGAATGCTTCTTGTAAAGTCATTCGGCTCCAGCGCAACCCTagggcttttgttttttttttggggtgcAACAGATTGCAAATTTTCGGCGCAGTCTTGTGTATggcttatgtacatatgtatattgtttttcttatcGTTTTTTGGGCATTTCGCTTATGATTAATGGAGACAGGGTTGAACAAAGGGCACAagcacaaatgcaaattgcgttCGGCTaagctaacaacaacaatgtcaaACTCATTTAATACCTTTAACGTCCCTGGCGTCTGGTCTCTGGTCTCTGGTCTGTCGCCATGTCGCGATCGTCACTCAAATATCAATTATGACAAACACTTCGTAGTGGCTGTGCTCCACGTCCTGCACCACTTGCATGGCCGAATATGTGATTGCCTTCACCTCGGTGCCCTGCGGATGTTTGCCCAGCTCGAAGGGTTCGCCGTAGCAGCGGCACACAATCTCGAAGTTGTCCAGATCGAATTTTGTGATTTCCAGTTTCTTGCACACCAAAAAGGGCTCTGCCGAAAACAGGAACAACAGCTCGTCTAGAAAATGAAACAGCAGCCCTTCGATGTCATCGCCCTTGGCCTCGATCTCGTAGCACGACTCCACCGAAACATAATCCAGCTCCGTCATGTAGCCAAACATGGCCACGCCGCATTGCTCGAATGCCTCCTGCAGTGTGCTGCCCCAACCGTGCAATCTGCCGGAAAGGAAAGAAATTTTGTACTCTACTAAGCCAATTGGCGCCGGCAACGTGGTCTACGTACTGCACATCTGCTGTGTGGTCCAAATCTGGCAAGAATCAATCTTCTAATTGCTGTAGATTAATTGCATTAACAATGGTTACTCACATTCATATTTCATTTCGGGCAGTAAAAAGTTTTCCTTGCTAAATTCCACCTCCATTTCAATAACAGttatttgttgcttgttgtatTTCGTGAATTTGGCCAATAAAAGTGCCGCTGCGCTGCGACGCCAAACAGCTGTTGCTTGTTTAAAATTTCCCTTTAGGGATAAATTAACAGCGCGTGTAACATTTACTTGACTGGAATGTAATCAACAGCGGTAAGCgctgtatttaattttttattttgtaacaGAATACAAATGTTCCCTACTGTTATTAGTAAATGTTTTGAGCTCAGCAGGAATTGTTGATCGGCGAAAACAGTAGTGTGGGTGTTGTTCCCTGACATTTGGGACAGATAGGTTCACGTCTAAGCTAACAGCTGTTGTTTACAGACGGATGTGTACCGACTGCATCAGCTCTTCTGTTATTAACATTTCCCTTTAGGGTTATAAGccgaaaaaaaatgtattggGTACCTTCTTATATGAATTATTATAtgattatatttgtttaattgttattGGCTACTTACTAAATTTCGTAAACTAAAACTTGTGCCACCTGTTGCATATTATCGATGTGTGGATGGTGATGTCTGTACCAATTTAGGTCACATGGGTTCGAGTCTTAAATACCGCCTGTATTCATTTCTGCTAATAACAGTTTCACCGCGGCTATTgacaatttatcgataatcgaaacAGAAATTGAGCATTTTCACGCATGTGGAATACTGCCACATTGCATTAAAGAGCACaaattttcttacaaaaaaaaaagaagcaaaataaaagtgaaGGTGCAATTGATATTAATAATTGCATCGCCCACGTACATATAAAGTACGTTGGAATGTGTTAGCCAAGAAATTCGAAATATACAATAGAAATTAAGCTCAACACATATGAACTATGGACACCGCATCGGACAACGACAGCGATGAGGGCTCCATTGGCGGCAACGCTGCAAATGATATGGGCATTGACCTGACCGGTATATTATTTGGTAATATTGACTCGGAGGGCAAGCTAGtggacgatgatgatgacagGGGACATGTATTCGATGCTGAGCTGCGTGAAAATCTAAGCTCTTTGTCAAAGTAAGATTTCTCTATGTAAACACATATACTCCGACTGTACGTGTGTTGAAAATTTTAGATTGGGACTCAATTCACTCTTGAACGAGGTAATTGATCAGAATGCTGGCGCCAATTCGGATGAGGAGCCTGAGGAGAAGCCTGCGCCAGAGTCAGCTGAAGGGCTGAGCGCTTTTGATGCCTTGAAGGCTGGCCTCAACAGCGAGACAAACGAGGATGGCTTAATTAAGGCTCAGGACGATGCCATTGATTATTCGGATATAAACGAACTGTCCGAGGACTGCCCACGCACGCCGTCGCCCCCATCACAGCCGTCAGAGGAAGCAGCTACCTCTGCCTCCACCTATGACGATTTGGAAGATGCCATACCAGCTACCAAGGTGGAGGCAAAGTCCAGTAAGTGCCCAGAAACATGATCAAAGATTCAGTTAAATAGTTGTATGTGCTTGCAGACAAAGATGATAAGGAGCTTATGCCGCCGCCTAGTGCGCCTATGCGCAGTGCCAGTGCACCGTCCTCGGGCAACGAGGAGTCACCCACTAAACCAGGCACTGCTGATGGAACTAGTTCCACCGACGAGAAGTCAAGTGAGGCCAAAGGTAATACCAGCTTAGCTCAGACAATATATTTTGTAGAAAATCAAAAGTCAGTTTGATTGGTGTAAATCggatgaaaatcaaaatgaatcGTTTTCTGTAGATATTTCGATCTTTATGGGCGGTGAAACACATattcattcttttttttttgtgtataaaGCTGTggaaataagtttgaagccgATCGTATGAAAATTGAACTTTCACCCATATCCCGTATTCCCGTCTGTTCCAACCATGGGATGGACGCtccgaaaagtgtgaaacacgtctccaATGAATTTTGACGAAGATCTATGAAATGAACACCAATGAAGTGTCAAGCTATCTATTTCCATCAATTTTCCACAGTTGCGGGAGGAATTTTCCTAAGCAAAACATGTCTGTCCACAATCAGTTAGCCAGGATAAACCGTTTAATACATGAATATATAGAAGATATAgtaaaatttacatttaattccATTTAAGctatatgtaaaatatttatttctatgcAGCAGAGGCAGATCGCCGCCTGGACACGCCGTTAGCGGACATATTGCCATCCAAATACCAAAATGTCGACGTCTGCGAGCTGTTTCCTGACTTCCGGCCACAGAAGGTGCTGCGCTTTTCACGCCTATTCGGGCCGGGCAAGCCGACCAGCTTACCTCAGATCTGGCGACATGTGCGAAAGCGTCGCCGCAAGCGCCATCAATCGCGCGATCAAAAGACAACCAATACAGGCGGCTCGGACTCGCCCAGCGATACGGAGGAGCCACGCAGACGCGGTTTTGGCATTCACTTTGGGCCAGAGCCATCGCCGGCACAGTGCATGTCCGATGATGAGGACAAGTTGCTCAGCGATCTGAACAGTGTGGATGTGCGTCAGGAGGGGCCGGACAATGGCGAGAACAGCGATCAGAAGCCCAAGGTGGCTGACTGGCGCTATGGACCCGCACAGATCTGGTACGATATGCTGGAGGTGCCTGACTCGGGTGAGGGCTTCAACTACGGCTTCAAGACCAAGCAGGATAAGACATCCTCGGCGCTGTCCAAGCTCACCGGCGATCGCTCGGCAACCAGTGCGGCTACCGATGTCGCGCAGGATCAAAGCATTGCGGATGATGCCTTTCTCATGGTCTCACAATTGCACTGGGAGGACGATGTCGTCTGGGATGGCAACGATATTAAGGCCAAGGTGCTGCAGAAACTTAACTCAAAGACCAATGCCGCTGGCTGGCTTCCCTCGAGCGGCTCCCGCACAGCCGGCGCCTTCAGTCAGCCGGGCAAGTCCGCCTTGCCAGTgggcaacagcggcagcaacagtggCGGCAACAGCGGCAAACAGAACTCTGGTGGATCAACTAAAAAAGCGCTTCAGAGGTGAGTTGCCTTGTGAATTTTTTAGCAATTCTGTGCAATTAGCTGGTCTTCTGTAATTTGAATCACAGTGCTGCGCAGAACAAACAGGTGGAGGCTCAAGACGATACCTGGTACAGTCTGTTTCCCGTGGAGAATGAGGAGCTCATCTACCACAAGTGGGAGGATGAGGTGATTTGGGATGCTCAGCAGATGAGCAAGGTGCCCAAGCCCAAAGTGTTGACTCTGGATCCAAATGATGAGAACATTATACTTGGCATACCCGATGACATTGATCCGTCCAAGATAAACAAGAACACTGGACCACCGCCCAAGATTAAGATACCGCATCCACACGTCAAGAAATCAAAGATTTTGCTTGGCAAAGCGGGTGTCATCAATGTGCTTGCCGAGGACACGCCCCCACCGCCGCCCAAGAGCCCAGATCGCGATCCCTTTAACATTTCCAATGATTCGTAAGCAACAGCCATTTAATGGTTTCCATGTGCACTGTTAATCATatcataaattgttttttgcaGTTATTACACACCCAAAACTGAGCCCACACTTCGCCTTAAAGTGGGCGGCGGGAATCTCATACAGCACTCGACGCCAGTTGTGGAGCTGCGCGCTCCGTTTGTGCCCACACACATGGGTCCGATGAAGCTGCGCGCCTTCCATCGGCCGCCGCTTAAGAAATTCTCGCACGGACCCCTTGCACAGATCATGCCGCATCCGGTCTATCCGCTGCTGAAGCACATTGTAAAGAAGGCCAAACAACGCGAGGTAGAACGCATAGCTTCTGGTGGCGGCGACGTCTTCTTCATGCGCAATCCCGAAGATCTGAGCGGCAAGGATGGGGATATTGTACTGGCTGAGTTTTGCGAGGAGCATCCACCGCTTATGAATCAAGTGGGCATGTGCTCCAAGATCAAAAACTACTACAAGCGCAAGGCCGAAAAGGATAGTGGTCCGCAGGATTACGTTTATGGCGAAGTGGCCTTTGCCCATACCAGTCCATTTTTGGGCATACTCCATCCGGGTCAGTGCATCCAAGCACTCGAGAATAATATGTACCGCGCGCCCATCTATCCGCACAAAATGTCGCCCACTGATTTCTTGATTATACGCACGCGCAACAGCTATTGGATACGTGTTGTGAATGCCATCTTTACTGTTGGTCAGGAGTGTCCACTGTACGAGGTGCCGGGACCCAACTCGAAGCGTGCCAACAATTTTACGCGAGACTTCTTGCAGGTTTGTTAGAGCAAGAATTGAAGACTcctatttaaatgtatttaaatttaattctatttaatttatacaaCCTGTCAGGTGTTTATCTATCGCCTGTTTTGGAAGAGTCGCGACAATCCTCGTCGCATACGCATGGATGATGTGAAGCGTGCTTTTCCGGCTCACTCGGAGAGCAGCATACGCAAACGGCTGAAGCAATGTGCAGATTTCAAGCGCACGGGCATGGACTCCAATTGGTGGGTCATCAAGCCAGAGTTTCGACTGCCCTCTGAGGAGGAAATTCGCGCCATGGTGTCGCCGGAGCAATGCTGTGCCTACTTTAGCATGATTGCAGCCGAGCAACGCCTGAAGGTGAGCGGGGTTCACTGACGAATCATGGAGTTTTAATTGAATACCTTATAACTATGTCACAGGATGCGGGCTATGGTGAGAAATCGTTGTTTGCGCCGCAGGAGGATGATGACGAGGAGGCGCAGCTGCTCGATGATGAGGTCAAGGTGGCGCCGTGGAATACTACACGCGCCTATATACAAGCTATGCGCGGCAAGTGCCTGCTGCAGCTAAGCGGACCAGCGGATCCCACTGGTTGTGGCGAAGGCTTCTCTTATGTGCGAGTGCCCAACAAGCCCACGGTATGAAATTGGTATTGTAGGCAATTGAAGGcttttatatatgaatttattccaacagcaaacaaaagaGGAGCAGGAATCGCAGCCGAAGCGTTCGGTGACCGGCACAGATGCCGATTTGCGTCGTCTGCCGCTGCAGCGGGCCAAGGAGCTGTTGCGAAAGTTTAAAGTGCCCGAGgaagaaataaaaaagctTACTCGCTGGGAGGTCATCGATGTGGTGCGCACCTTGTCCACGGAAAAGGCCAAGGCCGGCGAGGAGGGAATGGATAAGTTTTCGCGTGGCAACCGCTTCTCCATAGCCGAGCATCAGGAGCGCTACAAAGAAGAGTGTCAGCGCATCTTTGATCTACAGAATCGTGTGCTCGCCAGCTCTGAGGTTCTGTCCACCGATGAGGATGAGTCTTCGGCGTCCGAGGAATCTGACCTGGAGGAGCTGGGAAAGAATCTCGAGAATATGTTGGCCAATAAGAAGACTTCCACACAGCTGTCTTTGGAACGTGAAGAGCAGGAGCGTCAGGAATTGTTGCGCCAGCTGGAAGAAGAACAGGGAGATAGTGGCAGCAAGACGGCCAAGTCCAAAGATGATGCCACACAGCAGCcaatggccaacaacaaccaggGACGAATACTACGTATAACGCGCACCTTCAAGGGCAACGACGGCAAGGAGTACACGCGAGTGGAGACAGTGCGTCGTCAGGCGGTGATCGATGCGTATATCAAGATACGCACCACCAAAGATGAGCAGTTCATCAAACAGTTTGCCACGCTGGATGAGCAGCAGAAGGAGGAGATGAAACGCGAGAAGCGGCGCATACAGGAGCAATTGCGTCGCATCAAGCGCAACCAGGAGCGCGAGCGTCTAGCGCAGCTGGCTCAGAATCAGAAGCTGCAGCCAGGCGGCATGCCCACTTCACTGGGCGATCCCAAGAGCTCGGGCGGACATGCGCACAAGGAGCGCGATAATAGCCACAAGGAGGTCAGTCCGTCGCGCAAGAAGTTCAAGCTGAAGCCGGATCTGAAGCTCAAGTGCGGCGCCTGCGGCCAGGTGGGTCACATGCGCACCAACAAGGCGTGCCCGCTGTACACGGGCATGCAGAGCAGTCTGTCGCAGTCGAATCCCTCGTTGGCTGACGATATGGACGAGCACAGCGAGAAGGAAATGAATATGGATGACGATGATCTGGTCAATGTGGATGGCACCAAGGTCACACTAAGCAGCAAGGTGCTCAAACGTCATAGCCAAGTCCAGGACGATTTCAAGCGTCGAGGCGGTCTCACGCTCAAGGTGCCTAGGGATGCCATGGGCAAGAAGAAGCGTCGCATGGCCAAC from Drosophila virilis strain 15010-1051.87 chromosome 2, Dvir_AGI_RSII-ME, whole genome shotgun sequence carries:
- the Archease gene encoding protein archease-like, with the protein product MEVEFSKENFLLPEMKYEYLDHTADVQLHGWGSTLQEAFEQCGVAMFGYMTELDYVSVESCYEIEAKGDDIEGLLFHFLDELLFLFSAEPFLVCKKLEITKFDLDNFEIVCRCYGEPFELGKHPQGTEVKAITYSAMQVVQDVEHSHYEVFVIIDI